The DNA region CCAGGAACAACTCGGCCAGGTCGTCGCCGCGCACCGGGGCGACGACCGCGCGGTCCTTGGCGTAGCGCCCCGCCTCGGCGGAGACGGCGTCGGCGAACCGCGCGACCCGGATCTGGCGGGGCCTGCCTGCCTCGATCCCGGCCTCGATCGCCGCGCCGACGTCGTTGCAGTGCACGTGCACCGTCCAAAGGTCCGCGCCGTCGCCGACCACGGACACGCAGTCGCCCAGCCCGTCGAGCGCGTCACGCAGCGCCGCGACGTCGGTGGCCTGCTCCAGCAGGTACATGACCTCGTAGGCGAAGAGGTCCGAGCCGTCCTCGCGGGCCGCGACCAGCGGGTTCTCCGGCCTGCGCGGCGCGGCCGTGTCGGCGCTGACCCGCGCGGCGGCGGCCAGTTCGGGCGGGCGCCCGCCGATGACGGCGACCAGCGCGTCGAGCAGGACGACGATCCCGCGCCCGCCCGCGTCGACCACGCCCGCCTCGGCCAGCACGTCGAGTTGCTCGGGGGTCCGGTCCAGCGCGTCGGCCGCGGCGATGGCGGCGGCCGCGGCGACCTCGGGCAGGGTGTCCGGGCTGTTCGCGGCCGCGGCGGCGTCAAGGACGCTGAGCATGGTGCCGGGCACCGGCTTGGACACCGCGGCAGTGGCCAGTTCAGCTCCCCGAACGAGCGCCTTGTGCAGCAGCGGCCCGGTGACTTCGTGCTGGTCATGGACGGTTTCGGCCACCCCGCGCAGGAACTGCGAGACGATCACCCCGGAGTTGCCGCGAGCGCCGGTCACCGCGCCTTTTGCCAGCACCGAGAACGCGCCGCCCGCGTCGGACCGCTCGTCGACCGGGGCTCGCAGCAGTGCCTCCAGCGCCGCGCGCAGGGTGTTGAGCAGGTTGGACCCGGTGTCGCCGTCGGCGACCGGGAAGACGTTGATCCGGTCGATGTCGGCGCGGTGGGCGTCCATGGACTGCACGCAGGCCGCTGCCCATCGCCGCACCTCGCCAGCGTCGAGCGCCTGCAGCACGCCTACCTCCCGTGGGTCCTCGCTTAACCGGGCAGCGTAGCGACCGCCCGGCCACCCGGTTTGGAACACCACGCGGGCACCCGTTAC from Alloactinosynnema sp. L-07 includes:
- a CDS encoding DAK2 domain-containing protein, with the translated sequence MQALDAGEVRRWAAACVQSMDAHRADIDRINVFPVADGDTGSNLLNTLRAALEALLRAPVDERSDAGGAFSVLAKGAVTGARGNSGVIVSQFLRGVAETVHDQHEVTGPLLHKALVRGAELATAAVSKPVPGTMLSVLDAAAAANSPDTLPEVAAAAAIAAADALDRTPEQLDVLAEAGVVDAGGRGIVVLLDALVAVIGGRPPELAAAARVSADTAAPRRPENPLVAAREDGSDLFAYEVMYLLEQATDVAALRDALDGLGDCVSVVGDGADLWTVHVHCNDVGAAIEAGIEAGRPRQIRVARFADAVSAEAGRYAKDRAVVAPVRGDDLAELFLAEGVAVLRVADGDEPTPYELLQVITGTGAAHVTVLPGDHGLMEIADEAAIRAVAAGQDVVVVPCASPVQALAAIAVHDPRRRAGDDVVAMAEAAAATRRGAVVVAAEDAITWIGPCKADDVVGFADGEVVLIEPGPPTADTLAKVACGVVDRMLAVGGELVTALLGRDAPAGVAESLADYLRTDRPEADLMVYRGGQSDSVLNLGLE